The Kluyveromyces marxianus DMKU3-1042 DNA, complete genome, chromosome 6 genome window below encodes:
- the HTB2 gene encoding histone H2B — MAPKAEKKPASKAPAEKKPAAKKTASSIDPSKKRNKARKETYSSYIYKVLKQTHPDTGISQKSMSILNSFVNDIFERIATESSKLAAYNKKSTISAREIQTAVRLILPGELAKHAVSEGTRAVTKYSSSTQA; from the coding sequence aTGGCTCCAaaagctgaaaagaaaCCTGCTTCCAAGGCTCCTGCCGAAAAGAAACCAGCTGCTAAGAAGACTGCTTCTTCCATCGACCCatccaagaagagaaacaagGCTAGAAAGGAAACTTACTCTTCTTACATCTACAAGGTCTTGAAGCAAACTCACCCAGACACTGGTATCTCCCAAAAGTCCATGTCTATTTTGAACTCTTTCGTTAACgatatctttgaaagaattgcTACCGAATCTTCTAAGTTGGCTGcttacaacaagaagtcTACTATTTCTGCTAGAGAAATCCAAACTGCTGTCAGATTGATCTTGCCTGGTGAATTGGCTAAGCACGCTGTTTCTGAAGGTACCAGAGCTGTCACCAAGtactcttcttccactCAAGCTTAA
- the HTA2 gene encoding histone H2A — translation MSGKGGKAGSAAKASQSRSAKAGLTFPVGRVHRLLRKGNYAQRIGSGAPVYLTAVLEYLAAEILELAGNAARDNKKTRIIPRHLQLAIRNDDELNKLLGNVTIAQGGVLPNIHQNLLPKKSTKAKASQEL, via the coding sequence ATGTCAGGTAAAGGTGGTAAAGCTGGTTCTGCTGCTAAGGCTTCTCAATCCAGATCTGCTAAGGCAGGTTTGACTTTCCCAGTCGGTAGAGTCCACAGATTGTTGAGAAAGGGTAACTACGCTCAAAGAATCGGTTCTGGTGCTCCAGTCTACTTGACTGCtgttttggaatatttggCTGCTGAAATCTTGGAATTGGCCGGTAACGCTGCTAGAGACAACAAGAAGACCAGAATCATCCCAAGACACTTGCAATTAGCCATCAGAAACGATGACgaattgaacaagttgttgGGTAACGTTACCATCGCTCAAGGTGGTGTTTTGCCAAACATTCACCAAAACTTGTTGCCAAAGAAGTCTACCAAGGCCAAGGCTTCTCAAGAATTATAA
- the RMD1 gene encoding Rmd1p, giving the protein MSEENEPLLSVGDASDGKTTGVRDGSANTTATDSNKNSIKSNINTNKRPDIDVTAQKYVPKPNNGGSRGSSSDGKVNLEHVPLKGNSKVGAQRTSRKAQKLKLLPDEPFERITEESDPPERDVYSQVNRITDKPARRDAEKLGKNQRHLLPRVTAYCTASLYKMKELIRWLKDCKRQNHTHPKLFDECLYTPFIYTDWRGDKRFEHEDVIRLDEEGGEISTSDKQPDLFIFEYGVIVMWGFTEREEKAFLRDLERFEKEKLAEEDVQVEEFNYYITQSYQPRIYNDFITLRDGSNYMIKLSISHAIAQSVKISLFEELVDNTIEDTQDIPQEIACSGKVSMSKEDIMKSIGELFILRININLHGSVLDSPEIMWSEPQLEPIYQATRGYLEINQRVALLNQRLEVISDLLQMLKEQLGHSHEEYLEFIVILLVGVEVLVSVVNIVVDIIADRTQK; this is encoded by the coding sequence ATGTCTGAGGAAAATGAGCCATTATTAAGTGTCGGGGATGCAAGTGATGGCAAAACAACTGGTGTAAGAGATGGTTCAGCTAATACTACAGCTACAGACAGTAATAAAAATAGCATCAAGAGTAATATTAATACGAATAAGAGGCCTGATATAGATGTAACGGCTCAGAAATATGTTCCAAAGCCCAACAATGGTGGTTCTCGAGGAAGCAGTAGTGACGGAAAGGTAAATTTAGAACATGTACCCTTGAAGGGGAATTCGAAGGTTGGAGCCCAACGTACTTCGAGGAAGGCTCAAAAGCTCAAACTATTGCCGGATGAGCCATTTGAAAGGATCACTGAAGAAAGTGATCCACCAGAGAGAGATGTCTATTCTCAAGTGAATCGAATCACCGATAAGCCTGCGAGGAGGGATGCCGAGAAATTAGGTAAAAATCAGAGACACTTGTTGCCCAGAGTCACAGCCTATTGTACTGCGAGTTTGTACAAGATGAAAGAGCTTATTAGGTGGCTTAAGGACTGCAAAAGACAGAATCACACACATCCGAAACTTTTCGATGAGTGTTTGTACACACCGTTCATATATACTGATTGGAGAGGAGATAAGCGATTTGAACATGAAGATGTGATACGATTGGATGAGGAAGGTGGGGAAATTAGTACCAGCGATAAACAACCGGACTTGTTTATATTTGAATATGGTGTAATAGTGATGTGGGGGTTCACAGAAAGGGAGGAAAAGGCCTTTTTGAGAGACCTCGAACGTtttgagaaggaaaagttGGCAGAGGAAGATGTTCAAGTGGAAGAATTCAATTACTATATTACACAGAGTTACCAACCTAGAATTTACAACGATTTTATTACACTTCGTGATGGTTCTAATTATATGATCAAGCTCTCCATCTCGCATGCTATAGCGCAAAGTGTGAAGATATCGTTATTCGAAGAATTGGTTGATAACACGATTGAAGACACTCAAGATATACCTCAAGAAATTGCATGTAGCGGTAAAGTGTCGATGAGCAAAGAGGATATTATGAAGAGTATTGGTGAGTTATTCATTTTGAGAATAAACATTAACCTTCACGGGTCTGTGTTGGACTCGCCAGAAATTATGTGGTCTGAACCGCAGTTAGAACCTATCTATCAGGCAACAAGAGGATACTTGGAAATCAATCAAAGGGTTGCCCTCTTGAATCAAAGACTAGAAGTTATTAGTGATCTTTTGcaaatgttgaaagaacAGTTGGGACATTCTCATgaagaatatttggaaTTCATTGTTATATTGCTTGTGGGTGTCGAAGTATTAGTGTCTGTAGTCAACATCGTGGTTGATATAATAGCAGATAGGACCCAGAAATAA
- the NHP10 gene encoding Nhp10p, translating to MTDLPVSIEAEKGENSELAATVKRLSEENEALSLAVHRTRLSVKRLRLEYGVLLERLESRVHADQSLKYESPLPNLESFKKSLLESMPARTRKKKGKSKDKRDPNLPKRPTNAYILFCEMNKDKVKEMNENADMTRLMAEIWNGLDEEAKKPYYDLYNEGRQKYEQEMSTYSKKKATQETENSESSNTNENENENENENENENENENDQENENENENDQENDQENDQENDQDNDNDGMDIDSDVTQQELDIATDQLDEGMESETNSEA from the coding sequence atgacTGACTTACCTGTAAGCATTGAAGCTGAGAAGGGCGAGAATTCTGAGCTAGCGGCTACAGTGAAGCGACtttcagaagaaaatgagGCGCTTTCTCTTGCGGTACACAGGACACGTCTTTCTGTTAAAAGACTGAGGTTAGAGTACGGAGTGTTACTCGAGAGACTAGAGTCGCGGGTTCATGCTGACCAAAGCCTCAAGTATGAGTCTCCATTACCAAACTTGGAGTCGTTTAAGAAGTCGTTGCTAGAGTCCATGCCAGCTAGGACACGcaaaaaaaagggtaagAGTAAAGATAAAAGAGATCCAAATCTACCAAAGAGGCCAACGAACGCTtatattctcttttgtGAAATGAACAAAGACAAAGTGAAGGAGATGAATGAGAATGCAGATATGACACGGCTGATGGCCGAAATATGGAACGGGCTGGATGAAGAAGCCAAGAAGCCATATTATGATTTGTATAACGAGGGAAGACAGAAATATGAACAAGAAATGTCAACCTActctaagaagaaggctaCACAGGAAACAGAGAATAGCGAATCTAGTAATACTAATGAGAACGAGAACGAGAACGAGAACGAGAACGAAAATGAGAACGAGAACGAGAATGATCAAgagaatgagaatgagaatgagaaCGATCAAGAGAATGATCAAGAGAACGATCAAGAGAACGATCAAGATAATGACAACGACGGAATGGATATAGACTCGGATGTCACTCAGCAAGAACTCGATATTGCTACAGATCAATTAGATGAAGGTATGGAGAGTGAAACAAACAGTGAAGCTTAG
- the UTP20 gene encoding Utp20p, with product MAKQKSTTKSTKRYRYSSFKDKIDDLRIEPARNLDRRVHDDVETSHFLASFEHWRDINMSGNFGGFMDSVEGLVQTLPQLLYHSDEVFGRLEEYIDKHDERSLQPLCDILAQFCHDLGPDFMKYYERAMRCLIRLLEAATEFENSNVFEWGFNCLAYIFKYLSRSLTQDLRPTFDLLFPLLSNRKEYLSRFSAEALSFLIRKSQQKNLELFVVFAFGKLSSLENDNFYDGLQTLFGESLKSTSDALHSRSNIIFQTLLTVAFKSESDAVCVSLLSDILLDIIRHASTENIQSLYELIVQYLDGNLDSPACDVSKCLKIIAAISFAESGRKVPSWEKLTGVLRKCTEHANLADSDVNLVSFTFAVVLRNADVKTLTSFHKYIFDFFLSGNTKGFSKHFIEFFKVAIDIDKAKVLSFNGLKYLQKYINNCWQDSLPKIALFLLELEASEDSSLKVQLSIPELTQQLLHDISSSDLTDQESIFSVYWRLIILRSLQAENEQILTTLLQRMFDTHSNFSVFEKDFVGYLLQAMTFSDDASKYPVEVLNILVPRVIELQDSKYFIKGVLHVLSHTDDDSIKSVIEPLNKILLPLTDNLLLPDKSIRYETFKLIINIIEKQGATVPQLYYDLKILEEIPLDHHTSRDLPLRIRKLGSDFAKIEPQELLTNIFFKHMFGLLTVRFSPIWEAIYEIIPDIYTKNQSLVWSLSMQFLTVLDKPNEINYYHIPNDSELQEAFWTVSVNRLNDSILLSDKAFKKYTSADSSILDLLEERRNSMEYPSLIRSQIFKVLLSIPNLAERHSRDIVPFLFNEEEFEEVFSADQQNTLEDSMLTASKWSESDRNLLLKLIGKFKNIKAIYKSEEVHERMMALLSSRTTEVQRLALDALFCYKDPHITKYKDNLKNLLDDTLFKDEITKFLATDDSRTIQSQDEDVVMGLIVRILFGRVQTPNTSGLKKSRKTAVITILPSLKNHYIIQFLQLATSKFKYEYFFENGNKIDPSYATSLTLRKMLGFINVVNSCLAVLGSHYPDVMKTVIRPLIYAITMSVYISSEKSEEQFMEKIASNLRPLGFKCLYNLFNQLGDVLDWSPYISDIFNNVISPRLEKFEDENLQQPSSVMKIITYWAEQKPLYNFLYYNELSAVVALMKTLKNSNAKESVIGVILNFCNKIINAPDKDPRYVELIILVVTTSLQQLPYILQKCTDHNVISSAVDLLLNITELGYVEDNETRELLVNSLTHALQKDLSQFTVKDKVKILKTLASLINDYDCSFSQIEPLYTAASKLYRSYSDKDLRQSLNSVFTSIGARFSEYEDVAKLLSDLNSYSTTRMREYDFERRLPAFKTFTEVDCQQYNETQWLPVVYSCLFFVNDTEELAIRTNASYTLCRFVDCMNSKESLEAAKGFIDIMQTVILPNVRSGLRKTIEEIQNEYISLISYIVTNSQFLPEIEDMKVLLHNGDEEADFFININHIQLHRRQRAVRRLREHAPKLSDNTISHYLIPMIERYVFSSEEKYRNIGNETVVTIGTLSNYMSWNQYKALFRRYASMLKKNSEHSKELVLLIVNISVSLKNTLQALRQNDDSLPMIRKFPKTYQDPESFIKNDVYPDLSKTLSTRDDDTIVSRIHLSEALVNLVLGLDKEETTSLLPGILTSVCQVLRSRSEELREAVRKNLANLASILGPQYLSFIIKELKSALTRGSQIHVLSYSLHYVLMSISKNLEHGDLDESLAMIVGVIMEDTFGAAGQEKDAEGYTSKMKEVKFNKSYDTAELVTSNIRLPMFGVLLRPITVLLQERMALKSQNKLNELLRRYALGLNHNEESSSPDVLKLCYEIFNKSQSTDVRQRQPHRPKTEKEEFFLIDLNAKSGIVSNDNTVYIHTLQRFSLDLLRTAITKNPNLMEVKYLQGFIPLLKETLVSDSEGVVMSTLRLLTIIIKLEFEEESEAIFKNCARKVLELIKNSPSTSSDLCQMGLKFLSVMIRHKDIQLKDTALGYILGRIQPDLMEPSKQGLAFNFVKALVSKHVMLPELYDVVDNIAEIMVTNHSKEIRDVARGVYYHFLMEYDQSKGRLEKQFRFMVTNLQYPSQDGRQSVLELINLVINRSGVELVKKISASFFVSLANTCVQDDSPKCREMASVLLASLFEKLGEENMGEIEKFILAWLKQADNTLFIGLGLKIYKIYLNKLGPSTNEALDSLALTRVKSIISNTEVGSDSSWDLVYTTLGVFSVFVSKNEERAFTDEFRETWSQIMNCLLYPHSWVRLSAVRLVNQLINNSDKLGTPLTDYEVQTIAYKLFRLLGAPNLPENLSSVAVKTLLVIIMRWNENKTPYIDSTEENSAFKYADAIDFAIGRTGWIIRSEDNPNDSFNSKKAAIQLAALIIQVLSSERLSKDADKFIMPLYMYLEPNTYGLDEDQQELHNLGSECIKILESKISVSDYTAAYARVKQQVMQRRQERKAKRAVLAVRAPEVAANKKLRKHARSREKRKHEKDENGFYQRKNKKRRN from the coding sequence ATGGCGAAACAAAAGAGCACTACGAAATCTACCAAGAGGTACAGATACTCGTCGTTCAAGGACAAAATCGATGACTTGAGGATTGAGCCGGCCAGGAACTTGGACAGGAGGGTGCACGATGATGTGGAGACGTCGCATTTTTTGGCCTCTTTTGAGCATTGGCGCGATATTAATATGAGCGGCAATTTTGGCGGGTTTATGGATAGTGTTGAAGGATTGGTGCAAACATTGCCGCAGTTGTTGTACCATTCGGATGAGGTTTTTGGACGGTTGGAGGAGTATATAGATAAGCACGATGAGAGGTCGTTGCAGCCGTTGTGTGATATTTTGGCGCAGTTCTGTCACGATTTGGGGCCTGATTTTATGAAGTACTATGAAAGGGCAATGCGGTGTTTGATTCGGTTGTTGGAGGCGGCTACTGAGTTTGAGAACTCGAATGTGTTCGAGTGGGGGTTCAACTGTTTGGCGTACATTTTTAAATACTTGTCGCGTAGCTTGACGCAGGATTTGAGACCCACGTTCGATCTTTTGTTCCCGTTGTTGTCTAACCGGAAGGAGTACTTGTCGCGGTTTTCTGCGGAGGCGCTTTCTTTCCTAATAAGAAAGTCGCAGCAGAAGAACTTGGAGttgtttgttgtgtttGCGTTTGGGAAGCTAAGCTCTTTGGAAAACGATAACTTTTACGACGGGTTGCAGACTTTGTTCGGGGAATCGTTGAAGAGTACGTCGGATGCACTCCATTCGAGGTCCAACATAATATTCCAGACGCTATTGACAGTAGCGTTTAAGTCGGAGTCCGATGCGGTGTGTGTCTCTTTGCTCAGTGACATCCTGTTGGACATTATCAGACACGCATCCACCGAGAATATACAGTCGCTCTACGAGCTGATAGTCCAGTACTTGGATGGGAATTTGGATAGTCCCGCGTGCGATGTGTCCAAATGTTTGAAGATAATAGCAGCAATCTCTTTTGCAGAAAGTGGTAGGAAAGTTCCCAGCTGGGAAAAACTCACGGGTGTCCTACGTAAATGTACCGAGCACGCGAATTTGGCGGATTCTGATGTGAATTTGGTGTCGTTTACGTTCGCCGTTGTTCTCCGTAACGCAGACGTGAAAACTTTAACCTCGTTCCACAAGTACATATTCGACTTTTTCTTGAGTGGTAACACTAAGGGGTTCTCTAAGCATTTCatcgaattcttcaaagttgccattgatattgataagGCAAAAGTACTGTCCTTCAACGGTCTAAAATATTTGCAGAAATATATTAACAACTGCTGGCAAGATAGCTTGCCAAAGATAGCATTGTTCCTTTTGGAACTAGAGGCAAGCGAAGACTCCTCTTTGAAAGTTCAACTTTCCATTCCAGAATTGACCCAACAGTTACTTCACGATATCAGTAGTTCGGACTTGACAGACCAAGAAAGCATCTTTTCAGTATACTGGAGACTCATAATTCTTAGATCCTTACAAGCAGAGAATGAACAAATTCTAACGACTTTGCTACAGAGAATGTTCGATACGCATAGCAACTTTTCAGTTTTCGAAAAAGATTTTGTAGGGTACCTCTTACAGGCAATGACTTTCAGCGATGATGCATCCAAATACCCAGTTGAGGTGCTAAATATTTTGGTGCCTAGAGTTATAGAGCTGCAGGATAGCAAATACTTCATAAAAGGTGTTTTGCACGTTTTATCTCATACAGATGATGATAGTATCAAAAGTGTTATAGAACCATTAAACAAGATTTTACTCCCATTGACTGACAACCTTTTGCTTCCGGATAAGAGTATTCGTTATGAAACTTTTAAGTTGATAATCAACATTATTGAGAAGCAAGGTGCAACTGTTCCCCAACTTTACTATGACCTTAAAATTTTAGAAGAAATCCCATTGGATCACCATACCAGCCGTGATTTACCTTTAAGAATCAGAAAATTGGGCTCAGACTTTGCCAAGATCGAGCCCCAAGAATTATTGAccaatattttcttcaaacacATGTTTGGTCTATTAACTGTGAGATTTTCTCCAATTTGGGAAGCCATCTACGAGATTATTCCTGACATTTACACGAAAAACCAGTCTTTGGTATGGAGCCTATCGATGCAATTCCTTACAGTTCTTGATAAGCcaaatgaaatcaattaTTATCACATTCCAAATGATTCCGAACTCCAAGAAGCTTTCTGGACTGTTAGTGTCAATAGATTGAACGACTCTATACTGCTTTCTGATAAAGCTTTCAAAAAGTACACTTCAGCAGACTCTAGTATCTTAGATTtgttggaagaaagaagaaattccaTGGAATATCCTTCTTTAATCAGAAGTCAAATCTTTAAAGTCCTTTTGTCTATTCCAAATTTGGCTGAACGTCACTCAAGAGATATTGTACCAttccttttcaatgaagaagaatttgaagaggTCTTTTCAGCAGATCAACAGAATACTCTAGAAGACAGCATGTTAACAGCTTCTAAATGGAGTGAAAGTGACCGTAATCTCTTGCTAAAGTTGATAggaaaattcaaaaacatcaaaGCTATCTACAaatctgaagaagttcaCGAAAGAATGATGGCTTTGTTGAGTAGTAGAACTACAGAAGTACAAAGATTGGCATTAGATGCATTGTTCTGCTACAAGGATCCTCATATCACTAAATACAAAGATAACTTAAAGAATCTTTTGGATGAtactcttttcaaagatgagATTACTAAGTTCTTGGCTACTGATGATAGCAGAACGATACAGAgtcaagatgaagatgttgTTATGGGACTCATCGTGAGAATACTCTTTGGACGTGTACAAACCCCCAACACCAGTGGATTAAAGAAAAGTAGAAAAACTGCAGTTATTACCATCTTACCCAGTTTGAAGAATCACTACATTATTCAGTTCTTGCAACTTGCTACAagcaaattcaaatatgAATACTTCTTCGAGAACGGCAATAAAATTGATCCATCTTATGCTACATCCTTAACATTAAGAAAGATGTTGGGTTTCATCAACGTTGTTAACTCATGTCTTGCGGTTTTGGGTTCGCATTATCCTGATGTCATGAAAACTGTCATAAGGCCGTTGATATATGCAATCACTATGTCCGTTTACATTAGTTCTGAAAAGTCGGAAGAGCAATTCATGGAAAAGATTGCTTCGAATCTAAGACCATTGGGATTCAAGTGCTTGTATAATCTTTTCAACCAATTAGGAGATGTTTTGGATTGGAGTCCATACATCTCTGACATATTCAATAACGTTATTTCTCCTCGTcttgaaaagtttgaagaCGAAAATTTGCAGCAACCATCATCGGTCATGAAGATCATCACCTACTGGGCTGAGCAAAAGCCTTTGTACAATTTCTTGTACTACAACGAATTATCTGCGGTTGTCGCTTTAATGAAAACTTTAAAAAATTCCAATGCAAAAGAATCTGTTATAGGTGTCATTCTCAACTTCTGTAACAAAATCATTAATGCTCCAGATAAGGACCCAAGATATGTGGAATTAATCATTTTAGTTGTTACAACTTCGTTACAACAACTCCCATATATCTTACAAAAGTGCACTGACCATAACGTGATATCTTCTGCTGTGGATTTGTTACTAAACATCACTGAGTTAGGATACGTGGAAGATAATGAAACTAGGGAGTTATTGGTTAACTCATTGACACACGCTTTGCAAAAGGATCTCTCTCAATTTACTGTCAAGGATAAAGTTAAAATCTTGAAAACGCTTGCATCCTTAATTAATGATTATGATTGCTCTTTCTCTCAAATCGAACCATTGTATACAGCGGCTTCAAAGTTGTACAGGTCTTACTCTGATAAAGATTTAAGACAATCGTTGAACAGTGTCTTCACCAGCATTGGTGCTAGATTCAGTGAATATGAAGATGTTGCTAAACTACTAAGTGACCTCAATTCCTATTCAACGACTAGAATGAGGGAATATGACTTCGAAAGAAGATTGCCTGCATTCAAAACGTTCACTGAAGTTGATTGTCAACAGTACAATGAAACCCAATGGCTTCCTGTAGTGTATTCTTGTCTATTCTTTGTCAATGACACAGAAGAATTGGCCATCAGGACTAACGCCTCATACACTTTGTGTAGATTTGTGGATTGTATGAACTCAAAGGAATCTCTAGAAGCAGCAAAGGGATTCATTGATATAATGCAAACCGTCATTTTACCAAATGTCAGATCTGGTTTGAGAAAAACCATAGAGGAAATACAAAATGAATATATCTCTTTGATTTCCTATATCGTTACTAATTCCCAGTTCCTACCTGAGATTGAAGATATGAAGGTGCTACTACACAatggtgatgaagaagcagatTTCTTTATCAATATTAACCACATTCAATTGCACCGTCGTCAAAGGGCTGTTAGACGGTTAAGAGAGCACGCTCCTAAGCTTTCTGATAACACTATTTCTCATTATTTGATCCCAATGATTGAACGCTACGTCTTCTCTTCGGAAGAAAAGTATAGAAACATTGGTAACGAAACAGTTGTTACAATTGGTACTCTTTCCAACTACATGTCATGGAACCAATACAAGGCTCTATTCAGAAGATATGCTTCTATGctaaaaaagaattctGAGCATTCAAAGGAACTTGTTCTCCTCATTGTTAATATATCCGTCTCTCTGAAAAATACATTGCAAGCTTTAAGACAGAATGATGACTCTCTACCAATGATTAGAAAGTTCCCTAAAACTTACCAAGATCCTGAATCTTTCATTAAAAATGATGTTTATCCAGACTTGAGTAAAACACTATCAACTAGAGATGATGATACAATCGTATCAAGAATTCACTTATCGGAGGCCTTAGTGAATCTCGTCCTTGGATTGGACAAAGAAGAGACTACCTCTCTTCTACCGGGTATTTTAACAAGTGTTTGTCAGGTTTTGCGTAGTAGATCAGAGGAATTGCGTGAAGCTGTTAGAAAGAACTTAGCAAATCTTGCATCCATTCTTGGTCCTCAATACTTATCATTTATTATCAAGGAGTTGAAATCGGCTCTTACAAGAGGTTCTCAAATTCATGTTTTGAGTTACTCCTTGCACTATGTTTTGATGTCTATTTCCAAAAACCTCGAGCACGGCGATTTAGATGAATCTCTTGCTATGATCGTTGGAGTAATTATGGAAGATACATTCGGGGCTGCCGGACAGGAAAAAGATGCTGAAGGTTACACTTCAAAGATGAAAGAAGTGAAATTCAACAAGAGTTATGATACAGCGGAATTAGTAACATCAAATATCAGACTTCCTATGTTCGGTGTTTTGTTACGTCCGATAACCGTCTTATTGCAAGAAAGAATGGCTTTGAAGTCTCAAAACAAACTAAATGAATTATTGAGAAGGTATGCTTTAGGTTTGAATCACAATGAAGAATCGTCTTCTCCAGATGTCCTAAAATTGTGTTATGAgattttcaataaatcaCAATCTACAGATGTTAGACAAAGACAACCACATAGAccaaaaacagaaaaggaagaattctttttgattgaCCTCAATGCTAAATCCGGAATTGTTTCTAACGATAACACCGTTTACATTCACACTCTCCAAAGGTTCTCTTTGGATCTCTTAAGAACTGCAATTACAAAGAATCCTAATTTGATGGAGGTTAAATACTTACAGGGCTTTATTCCTCTTCTTAAAGAGACTTTGGTTTCTGATAGCGAAGGTGTTGTCATGAGTACATTACGTCTTTTAACTATTATCATCAAAttagaatttgaagaagaatcagaGGCAATCTTTAAAAATTGCGCTAGAAAAGTTTTGGAATTAATTAAGAACTCACCATCGACTTCTTCAGACTTGTGTCAAATGGGACTAAAATTTTTGTCGGTCATGATTCGTCACAAAGATATTCAATTGAAAGATACAGCTTTGGGTTATATTTTAGGACGTATTCAACCTGATTTGATGGAGCCAAGTAAGCAAGGTCTAGCTTTTAACTTTGTGAAGGCATTGGTATCAAAACACGTCATGCTTCCAGAGCTTtatgatgttgttgataaCATTGCTGAGATTATGGTTACCAATCACTCTAAGGAAATTAGAGATGTAGCAAGAGGTGTTTACTATCATTTCCTCATGGAATATGACCAAAGTAAAGGAAGATTAGAAAAGCAGTTCCGTTTCATGGTCACTAACTTGCAGTATCCTTCTCAAGATGGTAGACAGTCTGTCTTAGAATTGATTAATCTCGTGATCAACAGATCAGGTGTGGAACTAGTCAAGAAGATTTCTGCTTCATTCTTTGTGTCGTTGGCGAATACATGTGTTCAAGATGACTCTCCTAAATGTCGTGAAATGGCATCCGTTCTTCTTGCCTCGTTATTCGAAAAGcttggagaagaaaacatggGAGAAATTGAGAAATTCATTTTAGCATGGTTGAAGCAGGCCGATAACACTCTATTTATAGGCTTAGGTTTGAAGATCTATAAGATCTACCTTAACAAACTAGGTCCAAGCACAAACGAAGCTCTAGATTCCTTGGCACTCACTAGGGTAAAATCTATTATTTCAAACACAGAAGTTGGATCAGACTCTTCATGGGATCTAGTTTATACCACATTGGGTGTTTTCAGTGTGTTTGTGTCCAAAAATGAGGAAAGAGCTTTCACAGATGAGTTCAGGGAGACATGGTCACAAATTATGAACTGTTTGTTGTATCCTCACTCCTGGGTTCGTTTATCTGCTGTTCGTCTTGTTAACCAACTAATCAACAATTCAGATAAGTTAGGAACTCCTTTGACAGATTATGAAGTACAAACAATTGCATATAAATTATTCCGTTTGTTGGGTGCTCCAAATCTTCCAGAAAACTTGTCGTCCGTCGCAGTTAAAACTCTTCTAGTTATCATCATGAGATGGAATGAGAACAAAACTCCATACATTGACAGTACCGAAGAGAATTCGGCATTCAAATATGCAGATGCTATCGACTTCGCTATTGGAAGAACAGGATGGATTATTAGAAGTGAGGATAATCCAAACGACTCGttcaattccaaaaaggCTGCAATCCAACTTGCTGCACTAATAATTCAAGTTTTGAGTTCTGAAAGACTTTCTAAGGATGCTGATAAGTTTATCATGCCTCTCTACATGTACCTAGAACCTAATACTTACGGCTTAGACGAGGATCAACAAGAATTGCACAATTTGGGTTCGGAATGTATTAAGATCTTAGAATCGAAAATATCAGTATCCGATTACACAGCTGCATATGCCAGAGTTAAGCAACAAGTTATGCAAAGAAGACAGGAAAGAAAGGCAAAACGTGCTGTATTGGCAGTAAGGGCTCCAGAAGTGGCtgcaaacaaaaaattgagaaagcatgcaagatcaagagaaaagagaaagcaTGAAAAGGATGAAAATGGGTtctatcaaagaaaaaacaaaaagagaaggaatTAA